The following proteins come from a genomic window of Micromonospora echinofusca:
- a CDS encoding MDR family MFS transporter, whose amino-acid sequence MSAPTATAGDAPMTHRQTLEALSGLLLVLFVAMLSGTVVSTALPKIIGALNGSQTQYTWVVTATLLTATATTPVWGKLADLFNKKLLVQIAIVVFLVGSVIAGFAQTAGQLIAARAFQGIGVGGLQALVQVAIAAMIPPRERGRYNGYLGGVMAVATVGGPLLGGLIVDTSWLGWRWCFFVGVPVAAIALVLLQFTLRLPTARRENVKIDYLGATLIAAGVSVLLIWISFVDDSFAWLSWQSAAMVGGSVALLALAVRVESRAEEPVVPLDLVRQRTTALAILGSLAVGMAMFGGAVFLGQYFQIGRGYSPTEAGLLTIPMMAGVLGSSIIAGRLITRTGKIKPYIVFGAIVLVIGFALLGTIDHETSLVLVGAAMFIVGVGVGMTMQNLVLAVQNTVSLRDIGAASSTVAFFRSLGGTIGVSVLGAVLARRVTDQITTDLSAAGIPTSGSAGAGSLNLDAMPAAVQQIVRAAYGDATGHIFLISAAIAVVGVIAAVLLKPVGLRSSLDLPDPARSTAVGADAVDGAPALDQVTGDVPVREVPARR is encoded by the coding sequence ATGAGCGCACCCACCGCCACGGCCGGCGACGCGCCGATGACACACCGGCAGACGCTGGAGGCCCTCAGCGGCCTGCTGCTGGTGCTGTTCGTCGCGATGCTCAGCGGCACCGTCGTCTCGACGGCGCTGCCGAAGATCATCGGAGCGTTGAACGGGTCGCAGACCCAGTACACCTGGGTGGTCACCGCCACCCTGCTCACCGCGACCGCGACCACCCCGGTCTGGGGCAAGCTCGCCGACCTGTTCAACAAGAAGCTGCTGGTCCAGATCGCCATCGTCGTCTTCCTGGTCGGCTCGGTGATCGCCGGCTTCGCCCAGACCGCCGGCCAGCTCATCGCCGCCCGCGCGTTCCAGGGCATCGGCGTCGGCGGCCTCCAGGCCCTCGTCCAGGTCGCCATCGCCGCGATGATCCCGCCCCGGGAGCGCGGCCGGTACAACGGCTACCTCGGCGGCGTCATGGCGGTGGCGACGGTCGGTGGTCCGCTGCTGGGCGGGCTCATCGTCGACACGTCCTGGCTCGGCTGGCGCTGGTGCTTCTTCGTCGGGGTCCCCGTCGCCGCCATCGCGCTGGTCCTGCTCCAGTTCACCCTGCGCCTGCCGACGGCCCGCCGCGAGAACGTCAAGATCGACTATCTGGGCGCGACCCTGATCGCGGCCGGCGTCAGCGTGCTGCTCATCTGGATCTCCTTCGTCGACGACTCGTTCGCCTGGCTCTCCTGGCAGTCCGCCGCAATGGTGGGCGGCTCGGTGGCGCTGCTCGCCCTGGCCGTGCGGGTGGAGTCCCGGGCCGAGGAGCCGGTCGTCCCGCTCGACCTCGTCCGGCAGCGGACCACCGCCCTGGCCATCCTGGGCAGTCTGGCGGTCGGCATGGCGATGTTCGGCGGCGCCGTCTTCCTCGGGCAGTACTTCCAGATCGGCCGTGGCTACAGCCCCACGGAGGCCGGGCTGCTCACCATCCCGATGATGGCCGGCGTCCTCGGCTCGTCGATCATCGCCGGCCGGCTGATCACCAGGACCGGGAAGATCAAGCCGTACATCGTCTTCGGCGCGATCGTGCTCGTCATCGGGTTCGCCCTGCTCGGCACCATCGACCACGAGACCTCGCTGGTGCTGGTCGGCGCCGCCATGTTCATCGTCGGCGTGGGGGTCGGCATGACGATGCAGAACCTCGTGCTCGCCGTGCAGAACACCGTCTCGCTGCGGGACATCGGCGCGGCCAGCTCGACCGTCGCCTTCTTCCGCTCGCTCGGCGGCACCATCGGCGTCTCGGTGCTCGGCGCGGTCCTCGCCCGGCGGGTCACCGACCAGATCACCACCGACCTCTCCGCCGCCGGCATCCCCACCTCCGGCAGCGCGGGAGCCGGCAGCCTGAACCTCGACGCCATGCCCGCCGCCGTCCAGCAGATCGTGCGCGCGGCGTACGGGGACGCCACCGGCCACATCTTCCTCATCTCCGCCGCCATCGCCGTCGTCGGCGTCATCGCCGCGGTCCTGCTGAAGCCGGTCGGCCTGCGCAGCAGCCTGGACCTGCCCGACCCGGCCAGGTCGACGGCCGTGGGCGCCGACGCCGTCGACGGCGCTCCCGCCCTCGACCAGGTGACCGGGGACGTCCCCGTACGCGAGGTGCCGGCCCGCCGCTGA
- a CDS encoding MarR family winged helix-turn-helix transcriptional regulator gives MENAGRELGTRLSELVRSVRLIRRHRADVRPAVPIGLAGLLMQIERLPADCHARELAARSGLDPSTVSRSIASLVSHGLVERRADPADKRASLLTVTPAGRAALTDTYDWYGRILDTALADWTPTEVAAFAAALGRFTRDVETALGHHDNLEAAR, from the coding sequence GTGGAGAACGCCGGTCGCGAACTCGGTACGAGGCTGTCCGAGCTGGTCCGGAGCGTGCGGCTGATCAGGCGGCACCGGGCCGACGTCCGGCCGGCCGTGCCGATCGGCCTGGCCGGTCTCCTCATGCAGATCGAGCGGCTGCCCGCCGACTGCCACGCCCGCGAGCTGGCCGCCCGCAGCGGACTGGACCCGTCGACCGTCAGCCGCTCCATCGCCTCGCTCGTCAGCCACGGGCTGGTCGAGCGGCGCGCCGACCCCGCCGACAAGCGGGCCAGCCTGCTGACCGTCACCCCGGCCGGGCGGGCCGCCCTGACCGACACCTACGACTGGTACGGCCGGATCCTCGACACCGCGCTCGCCGACTGGACCCCGACGGAGGTGGCGGCGTTCGCCGCCGCGCTCGGCCGGTTCACCCGCGACGTCGAGACCGCCCTCGGACACCACGACAACCTGGAGGCCGCGCGATGA
- a CDS encoding TetR/AcrR family transcriptional regulator, which yields MEETTGLRERKKAATRLALHEAALRLATEHGLDRVTVEAVADAANVSRRTFSNYFSSKEEAIFHGDAVRLRRLLELVRRQPADAPPWAALSGAAERLAVEAYGNAPPSWLLHRRQLRGHPGLVAHQVAAYTAIERELADDVARRLTGPDRVLRSRVLAATFLASLRVAIQHWIDHPDGPLLDVLRTALAEATSARPGAPTPQTAG from the coding sequence ATGGAGGAGACCACCGGGCTGCGGGAACGCAAGAAGGCGGCCACCCGCCTCGCCCTGCACGAGGCCGCCCTGCGCCTCGCCACCGAGCACGGGCTCGACCGCGTCACCGTGGAGGCCGTCGCCGACGCCGCGAACGTTTCGCGCCGGACGTTCTCCAACTACTTCTCCAGCAAGGAGGAGGCGATCTTCCACGGCGACGCGGTGCGGCTGCGCCGGCTGCTGGAACTGGTCCGCCGCCAGCCGGCCGACGCGCCGCCGTGGGCCGCGCTCAGCGGGGCCGCCGAGCGCCTCGCCGTCGAGGCGTACGGCAACGCCCCGCCCTCCTGGCTGCTGCACCGCCGTCAGCTACGCGGGCACCCGGGCCTCGTCGCGCACCAGGTCGCGGCCTACACCGCCATCGAGCGCGAGCTCGCCGACGACGTCGCCCGGCGGTTGACCGGCCCCGACCGGGTGCTGCGGTCCCGCGTCCTCGCGGCGACCTTCCTGGCCTCGCTGCGCGTCGCCATCCAGCACTGGATCGACCACCCCGACGGCCCACTGCTCGACGTCCTGCGCACGGCGCTCGCCGAGGCCACCTCCGCCCGGCCCGGCGCCCCCACCCCGCAGACGGCCGGCTGA
- a CDS encoding chitinase C-terminal domain-containing protein: MGETLTTLLYDKFRTAPAYGARRAAVTLPTRTIDVTATVGGFALGDNNYPINPELRLTNNTGSPIPAGAQLEFDYPTTTPTLTQQSGWALTTVSTGHTGGNVGGLRGDYNRVRLTVPAAIAPGAYAEVTLNCQLPIAGPANFTLSFGGQTWSLASDHARGAVPVEPTPSPSGSTPPGGTCTMPAWSAGTAYSGGAVVSHDRHRWTARWWTQGDVPGANAQGVWTDDGPC, from the coding sequence ATGGGCGAGACGCTGACCACCCTGCTCTACGACAAGTTCCGCACGGCGCCCGCATACGGTGCCCGGCGGGCCGCCGTCACCCTGCCGACCCGGACCATCGACGTGACCGCCACGGTCGGGGGCTTCGCCCTCGGCGACAACAACTACCCGATCAACCCCGAACTGCGGCTCACCAACAACACCGGCAGCCCGATCCCGGCCGGCGCGCAGCTGGAGTTCGACTACCCGACCACCACACCGACCCTCACCCAACAGTCCGGCTGGGCCCTGACCACCGTGTCCACGGGGCACACCGGCGGCAACGTGGGCGGGCTCAGGGGCGACTACAACCGGGTGCGGCTCACCGTGCCGGCCGCCATCGCCCCCGGCGCGTACGCGGAGGTGACCCTCAACTGCCAGCTGCCGATCGCCGGGCCGGCCAACTTCACCCTCAGCTTCGGCGGGCAGACGTGGTCGCTGGCCAGCGACCACGCCCGTGGAGCCGTGCCGGTCGAGCCGACGCCCAGCCCGAGCGGCTCGACCCCGCCGGGCGGGACCTGCACGATGCCGGCCTGGTCGGCGGGCACCGCCTACTCCGGCGGCGCGGTGGTCTCCCACGACCGCCACCGGTGGACCGCGAGGTGGTGGACCCAGGGCGACGTGCCGGGAGCCAACGCCCAGGGCGTCTGGACCGACGACGGCCCCTGCTGA
- a CDS encoding GlxA family transcriptional regulator: MRAPCGTCRRAGWSASRPSRTGPWPGRRRSRQRVPRPELPRLSALARRTAAICTGAFLLAAARLLDGRRATTHWAACAELAARFPAVRVRPDALYVRDGPLFTSAGVTAGIDLTLTLVEDDHGPERARTTAKYLVVFLHRPGGQSQFTVRGSATAAPGSALRRVLDAIAADPAAGHTLATMAAHASLSERHLTRLFRRTVGTTPTRYVEQVRVEAAKTLLEATDDGVDRIARVCGFGSDDTMRRAFLRGIGTTPAEYRQRFRSAHPAPEQTAYPTPEEMRYP; this comes from the coding sequence ATGCGGGCGCCGTGCGGAACTTGTCGTAGAGCAGGGTGGTCAGCGTCTCGCCCATCCCGTACTGGCCCTTGGCCTGGTCGTAGGCGTAGTCGCCAGCGAGTTCCCAGACCCGAACTCCCCCGCCTCAGCGCGCTCGCCCGCCGTACCGCGGCCATCTGCACCGGCGCGTTCCTACTCGCGGCGGCGCGGCTGCTCGACGGCCGCCGGGCCACCACCCACTGGGCGGCCTGCGCGGAACTCGCGGCGCGGTTCCCCGCGGTCCGGGTCCGGCCCGACGCCCTCTACGTGCGGGACGGGCCGCTGTTCACCTCGGCCGGCGTGACCGCGGGCATCGACCTGACGTTGACGCTGGTCGAGGACGACCACGGCCCCGAGCGCGCCCGCACCACCGCGAAGTACCTGGTGGTCTTCCTGCACCGCCCCGGCGGCCAGTCCCAGTTCACCGTGCGGGGCAGCGCCACGGCCGCCCCCGGCAGCGCCCTGCGCCGCGTCCTGGACGCCATCGCCGCCGACCCGGCCGCCGGGCACACGCTCGCCACGATGGCGGCGCACGCGTCGCTCAGCGAACGGCACCTCACCCGCCTGTTCCGCCGCACGGTCGGCACCACCCCCACGCGGTACGTCGAGCAGGTCCGGGTCGAGGCGGCGAAGACCCTGCTCGAGGCCACCGACGACGGCGTGGACCGCATCGCCCGCGTCTGCGGCTTCGGCTCGGACGACACCATGCGCCGCGCCTTCCTGCGCGGCATCGGCACCACCCCGGCCGAGTACCGCCAGCGCTTCCGCTCCGCGCACCCGGCACCCGAACAGACCGCGTACCCGACACCCGAAGAGATGAGGTACCCGTGA
- a CDS encoding HD domain-containing protein: MTPSFSRRTALGAGLAAGVLAGLVPAGPAASQGVPDDDLSLPSTRLAREAIRLIGEAQEAYLRNHSLRSFLFAREAAAQAGRRPGHDYDEEVVFLICALHDMGLTKRANSDQRFEMDGADFAARFLEERGVTDHRVDTVWDAIAMHTTRSFRDSPVFRRRRPPEIGIAQTGIGIDLMGTNSPVPPGYADRVHRRLPRLGGARAVTDAIEAQALANPRKAPAATLPGEILHQRHPELPYLTWDMLLDANAWGD; the protein is encoded by the coding sequence GTGACGCCCTCCTTCTCGCGGCGCACCGCCCTCGGCGCCGGCCTGGCCGCCGGCGTGCTCGCCGGCCTGGTGCCCGCCGGCCCGGCCGCCTCGCAGGGGGTGCCGGACGACGACCTGTCCCTGCCCTCGACCCGGCTGGCCCGCGAGGCGATCCGGCTGATCGGAGAAGCGCAGGAGGCATACCTGCGCAACCACAGCCTGCGCAGCTTCCTGTTCGCCCGCGAGGCCGCCGCCCAGGCCGGCCGGCGACCCGGCCACGACTACGACGAGGAGGTCGTGTTCCTGATCTGCGCCCTGCACGACATGGGCCTGACCAAACGCGCCAACTCCGACCAGCGCTTCGAGATGGACGGCGCCGACTTCGCCGCCCGGTTCCTCGAGGAACGGGGGGTCACCGACCACCGGGTCGACACCGTGTGGGACGCGATCGCCATGCACACCACGCGCAGCTTCCGCGACTCACCGGTCTTCCGGCGACGCCGCCCGCCCGAGATCGGCATCGCCCAGACCGGGATCGGCATCGACCTCATGGGCACCAACAGCCCGGTGCCGCCCGGGTACGCGGACCGCGTCCACCGACGTCTTCCCCGCCTCGGCGGCGCCCGAGCCGTCACCGACGCGATCGAGGCACAGGCGCTGGCCAACCCCCGCAAGGCCCCGGCCGCCACCCTGCCCGGCGAGATCCTGCACCAGCGCCACCCCGAGCTGCCCTATTTGACCTGGGACATGCTCCTGGACGCCAACGCCTGGGGCGACTGA
- a CDS encoding SGNH/GDSL hydrolase family protein, whose product MSFIRRAASARAATTLFLVSALTVGLVAAPARAAAATYTALGDSYASGTGTREYYSDSGSCQRSRHSYPVLSAARIGATLTFPACAGATVSGVLNGQLGSLNASTNHVTVTAGGNDIGWSSVILQCALPWPATCWSHIDNAENLIRNTLPGRLDQLYSRIRGLAPNARVAVIGYPRLFNGEECNLIARISPGEQAELNAAADLLATTIRSRAVAHGFTFLDARGPFTGHAVCDDVEWLNGTSNPLGESYHPNRAGHVGYAGMVQAALGGAAARRS is encoded by the coding sequence GTGTCGTTCATCCGTCGGGCGGCGTCCGCCCGTGCCGCGACCACCCTGTTCCTGGTCTCCGCGCTGACCGTCGGCCTGGTCGCAGCGCCCGCCCGGGCGGCCGCCGCCACCTACACCGCCCTCGGCGACTCGTACGCCTCGGGCACCGGCACCCGGGAGTACTACTCCGACAGCGGTTCGTGCCAACGTTCCCGACACTCCTACCCCGTCCTGAGTGCCGCACGGATCGGTGCCACCCTCACCTTCCCGGCCTGTGCCGGCGCGACGGTCTCCGGGGTGCTCAACGGGCAGCTCGGCAGCCTGAACGCCTCGACGAACCACGTCACGGTGACCGCCGGCGGCAACGACATCGGCTGGTCGTCGGTGATCCTGCAGTGCGCCCTGCCCTGGCCCGCCACCTGCTGGTCGCACATCGACAACGCGGAGAACCTGATCCGCAACACCCTTCCGGGCCGGCTGGACCAGCTCTACTCCCGGATCCGCGGCCTCGCCCCGAACGCCCGGGTCGCGGTGATCGGCTATCCGCGGCTGTTCAACGGCGAGGAGTGCAACCTCATCGCGAGGATCTCCCCCGGTGAGCAGGCCGAACTGAACGCCGCCGCCGACCTGCTCGCCACGACCATCCGCAGCCGGGCGGTCGCCCACGGCTTCACCTTCCTCGACGCCCGGGGCCCGTTCACCGGCCACGCCGTCTGCGACGACGTCGAATGGCTCAACGGCACGTCGAACCCACTCGGCGAGTCGTACCACCCCAACCGGGCCGGTCACGTCGGGTACGCCGGCATGGTGCAGGCCGCCCTCGGCGGTGCCGCCGCCCGGAGGTCCTGA
- a CDS encoding YciI family protein, translating into MRFEPTFLVTATFAADVAVRREPHRQEHLARVEALLADGTALIAGARADLGASVLVLRAADATAARALCEDDPYWRHGVWTAIDVADYLAAIPPPHGRS; encoded by the coding sequence GTGAGATTCGAACCCACCTTCCTGGTCACCGCCACGTTCGCCGCCGACGTCGCCGTCCGACGCGAACCCCACCGGCAGGAGCACCTCGCCCGCGTCGAGGCCCTGCTCGCCGACGGCACCGCCCTGATCGCCGGGGCACGGGCCGACCTCGGCGCCTCCGTCCTCGTCCTGCGGGCCGCCGACGCCACCGCCGCCCGCGCCCTCTGCGAAGACGATCCCTACTGGCGGCACGGGGTGTGGACGGCCATCGACGTGGCCGACTACCTGGCCGCCATCCCGCCACCCCATGGAAGGTCATGA
- a CDS encoding helix-turn-helix domain-containing protein: MIGIIGPEDSIRLVQEVSAGEGRAGDLTVRAYTRPEQAPELARELDELCQVLLFTGRIPHAFAASAGGLRAEIDYMPHAGIDLYRTLSRMLLASGGRLPTVSVDTIEADIVRETYHDIELTPPTEILPIADSSGLLFSGLDEIVAFHRERYASGAVEACLTCLGAVHRDLRESGVPVWRVEHTRASVRDALRRAWLAAEIRQSRATQIAVMMIEVAEQAGRGHDPYQVERQRLRLREALLEHAERMRGRLSTIDDRTLLITTTRGTVESAIARQRSGHATLLTLRGVDVEHTVGFGAGTTIAAAEDNARKALALGRGSGDTHVVFPDGEIYSSRESPVKQRLRETASGVLRISEQLRLGPLSTRRLLEALRQTDPNEVTARGLADAYGVEVRSARRLLNSLRAAGYAEEIGVHVSTGAGRPQTVYRVEMQRLFDEIGGGV, from the coding sequence GTGATCGGCATCATCGGACCGGAGGACTCGATCCGGCTCGTGCAGGAGGTCTCCGCCGGGGAGGGGCGGGCCGGGGACCTCACGGTCCGGGCCTACACCCGACCCGAGCAGGCTCCCGAGTTGGCCCGCGAACTCGACGAACTGTGCCAGGTGCTGCTGTTCACCGGGCGCATCCCGCACGCCTTCGCGGCCTCCGCCGGAGGGCTGCGCGCCGAGATCGACTACATGCCGCACGCCGGCATCGACCTCTACCGCACGCTGTCGCGGATGCTGCTGGCCAGCGGTGGGCGGCTGCCCACGGTCAGCGTGGACACCATCGAGGCCGACATCGTCCGGGAGACCTACCACGACATCGAGCTGACCCCGCCCACCGAGATCCTGCCCATCGCCGACTCCTCGGGGCTGCTCTTCTCCGGCCTCGACGAGATCGTCGCCTTCCACCGCGAGCGGTACGCCTCCGGCGCCGTCGAGGCGTGCCTGACCTGCCTCGGCGCGGTCCACCGAGACCTGCGCGAGAGCGGGGTGCCGGTCTGGCGTGTCGAGCACACGCGCGCCTCGGTCCGCGACGCCCTGCGCCGGGCCTGGCTCGCCGCCGAGATCCGGCAGTCCCGGGCCACCCAGATCGCGGTGATGATGATCGAGGTGGCCGAGCAGGCCGGCCGCGGGCACGACCCGTACCAGGTGGAGCGGCAGCGGCTGCGGCTGCGCGAGGCCCTGCTGGAACATGCCGAGCGGATGCGCGGCAGGCTGAGCACGATCGACGACCGTACGCTGCTCATCACCACCACGCGGGGCACCGTGGAGAGCGCCATCGCCCGGCAGCGCTCCGGGCACGCGACGCTGCTCACCCTGCGCGGCGTCGACGTCGAGCACACCGTCGGCTTCGGTGCGGGCACCACCATCGCCGCCGCCGAGGACAACGCCCGCAAGGCGTTGGCACTCGGCCGGGGCAGCGGCGACACCCACGTAGTCTTCCCCGACGGGGAGATCTACTCCAGCCGCGAGAGCCCGGTGAAGCAACGGCTCCGCGAGACCGCGTCCGGGGTGCTGCGCATCTCCGAGCAGCTACGGCTCGGGCCGCTGTCCACCCGCCGGCTGCTGGAGGCGCTGCGCCAGACGGACCCGAACGAGGTGACCGCGCGGGGCCTGGCCGACGCGTACGGGGTGGAGGTCCGCTCGGCACGCCGGCTGCTCAACTCCCTGCGTGCCGCGGGCTACGCCGAGGAGATCGGCGTGCACGTCAGCACGGGCGCGGGCCGGCCGCAGACCGTCTACCGGGTGGAGATGCAGCGGCTGTTCGACGAGATCGGCGGTGGGGTGTGA
- a CDS encoding SDR family NAD(P)-dependent oxidoreductase, whose protein sequence is MSVDTRPAGLLAGRRVVVVGGASGIGLATVRAAAAAGAAVAVLDADGDGAATAAEQARAVGASACARRVDVTVEAEVAAAVDGAATDLGGIDAVLHVAGVMRGQGLDVREVTAELWSQVLAVNLTGPFLVAKHAVRHLTGRSGVLVLVGSKAGVLNGSGSVPYGASKGGLHGLALTLARQLRPQGIRVHALCPGDIDTPLMRRSLAEARANGADGERVAEIEAALGRPEDVASTLVLLASPVSDGVVGTVHTG, encoded by the coding sequence GTGAGCGTCGACACCCGGCCGGCCGGCCTGCTGGCCGGCCGGCGGGTGGTCGTCGTCGGCGGCGCCTCCGGCATCGGCCTCGCCACGGTCCGGGCCGCCGCCGCCGCCGGCGCGGCGGTGGCCGTGCTGGACGCCGACGGCGACGGCGCGGCCACCGCCGCCGAGCAGGCGCGCGCCGTCGGTGCTAGCGCCTGCGCCCGGCGGGTCGACGTGACCGTCGAGGCCGAGGTCGCCGCCGCCGTCGACGGCGCCGCCACCGACCTCGGCGGCATCGACGCCGTGCTGCACGTGGCGGGCGTCATGCGCGGGCAGGGCCTGGACGTCCGGGAGGTCACCGCCGAGCTGTGGTCCCAGGTGCTCGCCGTCAACCTGACCGGGCCGTTCCTCGTCGCCAAGCACGCCGTACGGCACCTCACCGGCCGGTCCGGCGTCCTCGTGCTCGTCGGGTCCAAGGCGGGCGTGCTGAACGGATCGGGGTCGGTACCCTACGGCGCGAGCAAGGGAGGGCTGCACGGCCTGGCACTCACCCTGGCCCGACAGCTCCGTCCACAGGGGATCCGTGTGCACGCGCTCTGCCCCGGCGACATCGACACGCCGCTGATGCGCAGGTCGTTGGCCGAGGCGCGGGCGAACGGCGCGGACGGGGAGCGGGTCGCGGAGATCGAGGCCGCCCTTGGTCGGCCGGAGGACGTCGCGTCCACGCTGGTCCTGCTGGCATCGCCGGTCAGCGACGGTGTCGTGGGCACCGTCCACACCGGCTGA
- a CDS encoding alpha-ketoacid dehydrogenase subunit beta, whose protein sequence is MSESLRYIQAVNAALTWALDSRDDTVYFGEDVALPGGPFGATKGLHKRFGSARIFDTPISETGFLGMALGAAMTGLRPIAEIMYADFSFVAMDQFVNQISTIHYSSNGRWRAPLVIRMQQGYSPGACAQHSHSPEAYFAHTPGLRVALPATPDDAYQMLRTAVVSDDPVVVAEARMLYPTRGPVRTDAPVEPVGGARVVRPGGDVTVVAWSRMVGAALDAAGQLAEEGIEAEVIDLRWLNPLDFDTVAASVARTGRLVVAHEANLTGGFGAEIAARAAAECFADLRAPVARVAAPDVPMPAAPALQAAVVPEAADVVAAVRRTVRP, encoded by the coding sequence ATGTCTGAGTCCCTGCGCTACATCCAGGCCGTCAACGCCGCACTCACCTGGGCCCTGGACAGCCGCGACGACACCGTCTACTTCGGCGAGGACGTCGCCCTGCCCGGCGGGCCGTTCGGCGCCACCAAGGGGTTGCACAAGCGGTTCGGCTCCGCCCGCATCTTCGACACCCCCATCTCCGAGACCGGCTTCCTCGGCATGGCCCTCGGTGCGGCGATGACCGGCCTGCGCCCGATCGCCGAGATCATGTACGCCGACTTCTCGTTCGTGGCGATGGACCAGTTCGTCAACCAGATCTCGACCATCCACTACTCCAGCAACGGCCGGTGGCGGGCGCCGCTGGTGATCCGGATGCAGCAGGGCTACTCGCCCGGCGCCTGCGCCCAGCACTCCCACTCGCCGGAGGCGTACTTCGCGCACACCCCGGGCCTGCGCGTCGCGTTGCCGGCCACCCCCGACGACGCGTACCAGATGCTGCGCACCGCCGTGGTCAGCGACGATCCGGTGGTCGTCGCCGAGGCGCGGATGCTCTACCCGACGCGTGGGCCCGTACGCACCGACGCCCCGGTCGAACCCGTCGGCGGCGCCCGCGTGGTCCGCCCGGGCGGCGACGTCACCGTGGTCGCCTGGTCCCGGATGGTCGGTGCCGCGCTCGACGCGGCGGGCCAACTGGCCGAGGAGGGCATCGAGGCCGAGGTGATCGACCTGCGCTGGCTCAACCCGCTCGACTTCGACACCGTCGCCGCCTCCGTGGCGCGCACGGGCCGCCTGGTCGTCGCCCACGAGGCGAACCTGACCGGCGGGTTCGGCGCGGAGATCGCCGCCCGGGCCGCCGCCGAGTGCTTCGCCGACCTGCGCGCCCCGGTCGCCCGGGTGGCCGCCCCGGACGTGCCGATGCCCGCTGCCCCCGCCCTCCAGGCCGCCGTCGTGCCCGAGGCCGCCGACGTGGTGGCGGCGGTGCGCCGGACGGTCCGTCCGTGA
- a CDS encoding thiamine pyrophosphate-dependent dehydrogenase E1 component subunit alpha encodes MGLPDDYRLMARIRRFEERLAALKDDGEIPGSIHLCNGQEAIPVGACRALRDGDHVTATYRGHGWAVARGVDMTGLFAEMMGRDSALCGGRAASPYLSDPSRWFVGENSIVGAGVPVAAGAALTAQRTGSGTVSLVSIGDGAMNQGNVHEAINLAAVLDLPLVLVVENNVYSEMSRIEDMVRVRQLAERAAGYGIPGRVVDGNDTDAVAEAVGEAVTRAREGAGPSIVEAMTERLVGHYSGDVQHYRPAGEIAAARTREPLARIRQAADAALAARLDAIDAEVAAEVEAAVTAARAVPFPDPATAKEHVHV; translated from the coding sequence ATGGGTCTGCCGGACGACTATCGGCTCATGGCCCGGATCCGCCGGTTCGAGGAGCGGCTGGCCGCCCTCAAGGACGACGGCGAGATCCCGGGCTCGATCCACCTGTGCAACGGCCAGGAGGCGATCCCGGTCGGCGCCTGCCGGGCGCTACGCGACGGCGACCACGTGACCGCCACCTACCGCGGCCACGGCTGGGCGGTCGCCCGGGGCGTCGACATGACCGGGCTCTTCGCCGAGATGATGGGGCGCGACTCCGCGCTCTGCGGCGGCCGGGCCGCCTCGCCGTACCTGTCCGACCCGAGCCGCTGGTTCGTGGGGGAGAACTCCATCGTCGGCGCCGGGGTGCCGGTCGCCGCCGGCGCCGCGCTGACCGCGCAGCGCACCGGCAGCGGCACGGTCTCGCTGGTCAGCATCGGCGACGGCGCGATGAACCAGGGCAACGTGCACGAGGCGATCAACCTCGCCGCCGTGCTGGACCTGCCGCTGGTGCTGGTCGTGGAGAACAACGTCTACTCCGAGATGTCCCGGATCGAGGACATGGTCCGCGTCCGCCAGCTCGCCGAGCGCGCCGCCGGCTACGGCATTCCCGGCCGGGTCGTCGACGGCAACGACACCGACGCCGTGGCCGAGGCCGTCGGCGAGGCCGTCACCCGGGCCCGCGAGGGTGCCGGTCCCTCCATCGTGGAGGCGATGACCGAACGGCTGGTCGGCCACTACAGCGGCGACGTGCAGCACTACCGGCCGGCCGGCGAGATCGCCGCCGCCCGCACCCGCGAGCCCCTGGCCCGGATCCGGCAGGCCGCCGACGCCGCACTCGCCGCCCGGCTCGACGCCATCGACGCCGAGGTGGCCGCGGAGGTCGAGGCCGCCGTCACCGCCGCCCGCGCCGTGCCGTTCCCGGACCCGGCGACCGCCAAGGAGCACGTCCATGTCTGA